Proteins encoded together in one Balaenoptera ricei isolate mBalRic1 chromosome 2, mBalRic1.hap2, whole genome shotgun sequence window:
- the ATP6V1D gene encoding V-type proton ATPase subunit D yields MSGKDRIEIFPSRMAQTIMRARLKGAQTGRNLLKKKSDALTLRFRQILKKIIETKMLMGEVMREAAFSLAEAKFTAGDFSTTVIQNVNKAQVKIRAKKDNVAGVTLPVFEHYHEGTDSYELTGLARGGEQLAKLKRNYAKAVELLVELASLQTSFVTLDEAIKITNRRVNAIEHVIIPRIERTLAYIITELDEREREEFYRLKKIQEKKKILKEKSEKDLEQRRAAGEVMEPANLLAEEKDEDLLFE; encoded by the exons ATGTCGGGCAAAGACCGAATTGAAATCTTTCCCTCGCGAAt GGCACAGACCATCATGAGGGCTCGGTTAAAAGGAGCACAGACGGGTCGAAACCTCCTAAAGAAAAAATCTGACGCCTTAACTCTTCGATTTCGACAGATCCTTAAGAAGATAATAGAG ACTAAAATGTTGATGGGTGAAGTGATGAGAGAAGCTGCCTTTTCACTTGCTGAAGCCAAGTTCACAGCAGGGGACTTCAG caCCACAGTaatccaaaatgtaaataaagccCAAGTGAAGATTAGAGCAAAGAAAGATAATGTAGCAG GTGTTACTTTGCCAGTATTTGAACATTACCATGAAGGAACTGACA GTTATGAACTGACTGGTTTAGCCAGAGGTGGCGAACAGTTGGCTAAACTGAAGAGGAATTATGCCAAAGCAGTGGAACTACTGGTGGAACTAGCTTCGCTGCAG ACTTCCTTTGTTACTTTGGATGAAGCTATTAAGATAACCAACAGGCGTGTAAATGCCATTGAACATG TCATCATTCCCCGGATTGAACGTACCCTTGCTTATATCATCACAGAgctggatgagagagagagagaagagttcTATAG GttaaagaaaatacaggagaagaaaaagattcTCAAGGAAAAGTCTGAGAAGGACTTGGAACAACGGAGGGCAGCTGGAGAGGTGATGGAGCCTGCTAATCTTCTGGCTGAAGAGAAGGATGAGGATCTTCTCTTTGAATAA